CTTCAACAGACAGTTGGGGTTCCCTAAGTTTGGCACTTGAATCAAAGCCCGTTGGATAAAGCCGTTGGTAATTGGAGTACATAGTAACACTCTATTGAGTTAGGTATTTGTGTTTTGATATTTGCTATTGTACATCTTTATTCCTTAAGTGTCGAAGCGGGTCATCATCTTCGATACCGGAATGAATACAATATCATACATAACACAGCATTTAATATATCCTTTAAGACCGAGGGCCAAATCTTTGCATAATGAGGTAAAAAGTGGGGAGGGAAAAGTGGATGATGGGGTTGGTGTTACCGAAAACGATGTGGCCGATGGCAAGTTGAAGACCACAGCTAATGTtgaaaaacaggaaaacagcactttgaaagaggaGTTGTTAGATCGACAAGGAAGCGATGCTGAGAAAGCATCGAAGCCTATCATTGTGATCAATGATGGTGATATTCTAAACGAAAATATCCTTCATCAGAAGGTATGGAACGTGCTAGTTTTCgtgattttttttctcccAACGTATTTGATCTACAAGCCCTTGTTGCTGCTCTGGTTTCTCGTAACACTACCTTTAGCTTTGGTAGAAAGAGGAATTAAATTGAGAAACAGGCCAAAAATGAAGACTGAAAAGGTCTCCGAGTTAGTGCTATCCGACCCATCAAAGTTAGGATCCATAAACGAAGAGGTGGAAGAGGACTTGGCGGCAGGGGATGAGTTCTACTTACAACGAGATATAGTTAAGGGATCACTATTGAAAGCAACGACAAATAAACATCATACACCACTgaaatccaaaaaaaatagtgCACAGAACCAACACGGCAATGAGACCCACCCAAACAGTACCGTGTTCGGTACTAAAAAAATGGGAAGATTTCTATTTCCTAAGAAACTGATACCAAAATCGATATTGAatagagaaaaaaagaagacaCTGGTTATGGACTTGGACGAGACACTAATACACTCGGTTTCAAGAGGGACTACGCATCCAAATTCATCCCAAGGCCATATTGTTGAAGTTAAGTTTTCCATCAGTGGCGTGTCTACACTTTATTATGTCTTCAAAAGACCGTACTGTGATCTTTTCTTAACCAAAGTAAGCAAATGGTACGATATTGTCATATTTACAGCATCAATGAAGGAATATGCCGATCCGGTAATCGATTGGTTAGAAAGTTCATTTGCCGGAAAATTTAGTAGGAGGCTTTACAGGAATGACTGTATTTTGAGAGATGGTGTAGGATACattaaagatttgaaaatgGTTACTCGAGGGTCAAATCTTGGAACCTCTCCGGATAGACTAGAAGATGTCATAATTGTTGATAACAGCCCTGTTAGTTATGCACTCAACGTTGATAATGCAATACAAGTAGAGGGTTGGATTAATGACCCAACAGATACAGATCTGTTGAATCTCATTCCACTTTTAGAGGCCTTGGAAAATACCACCGATGTCCGAAATATACTGTCACTGAAAAATGGCGAAAAAGCTTTCAACATAGATTGAAAAGATTATTGGAAGTTACAGTTGCCTTCAAACCGTATTTAGCATTAGCATTAAAATTATATCCATTACGTACAAACATAGATATAAATCTCGACCTGTCGAATTCTTGACAACAGAAGTTTTCCCCTTCTAAATCTAACATCTGCTCTCTCCTTGGCTTCATATTGGCAGGTTAATATCGTAGAAGTTAGTTTACTTACCCTGCTATGTAATTAGATAAGATTGTTGTACTGTATTGTTACTAATAAATGATAGTACAGAAATATGAAGTAGAATGTAAAATGCTTGGTATAAAATTCGGTTACAAAACCAAAATGCAGACTAACCTAGATGATCTTCAAATGCCCAAATAAAGCTTCATCCTTTCGTAGACAAAGAAACTACAAGCTACCATTGGCGTAACCTTGATGTAGCCAATACTCAGTCCGACGAAAAACCCTCTCCAACCACGTTCCGAGTAAATAATCCTGGCTATCTCCATGATCCCCTGAAACTTATGCTCATACATATTCCGAGGAGCCAGTGTGCTCACCTGTAATCTCCTCCGGATTATTTCAAATGGATAGGCCGCCGTCTGTGAGATCATCCCGGCTAAACCGCCGGAAACCAGTTCGGCCCAGGTCTGAAGCGGCGTTCTTTGGTGCTTCTGAACCCGTACTACTTCGTCGTCCTCTGAGAGTTCCAACACTGCATATGGAGCCAACAGCGGGTGTTTGAACACGTCGTGGAAGAAGTCGtgagaaaagaaggaaacaCCGGCATACGGTATCATACCCAAAACGGTGGAAACATACCCCCTGTAGAAATTTGACCATTGCGCAAACCATTTAGGTATGtaactctttgaagaaagggTTACCGATGCTGGTTCCTGGTATATGGTTTTGACTATGTTGGTCAGCTTCACCCTATTATGCTCTGTTACATAGGCCAGCCGCACCCGTACCAAGTCCAGAGGATATGTCACAAATACACTACAAAGCCCAGCAAGAGAACCACTTGCTAATCTTCTCCAGTGAGTTTCATACTCCTTAGACGGTATGAGTACGCTACGGATTTGTTCGTATGCAATAAACTTGATAGCCGCATAGGGAAATATCCTTATTAACGTGACTGAATGCCCTTGGAAAAACCCTCGAATACCGTCGTTGATCCATATATGTCTTGCTGCCTCTGTAAGACCTATCAGAGACCCAGAATATTTGGTATAATGCGGATTAGACgtttgaaacaaaattttgatcCTATCGAGTGGTGCAATTAGAGTCTTGGCACAGGAGCCCGATATCCCGCCAGCCAAACCTGAACGCACAACATACTCTAATGAGTTTCTACTTACGACAGGGATCCCTGATGGCTCTTGATTCCTGTTTTTGGTGGCAGCCGCAGAGTCATCAGTCATTTCACTCTCTGGTAAACCTTTCCTTGCAACAAAGACTTCCTAAAGAGAGCTTTCACAAGCGGCAGTATTCTATTAAGCCAGATATACGATAGTCTAATAACACTTCTTGATACTAATAGCCGCTCTCTATTGATTGCCGGAGTACACGTTCATTTTAACCGGCTGGGGTACGTTAATCTCATACATCTTTTTCCTAAGGCAGAAAGAATATATTCCCCGCTCTTGAAagtttaaaaaaaaattgtgaGATTTGGACCAATGGAATGCCACTTTTCGATAAACGCAAGTGTGGATAACCTCAAGTCATGGAATAGTTTGGCTGTACGTAGAAGGCAGTCCGCACTCTGGAGGGGAAAGGGTAGTTACCTTGTTTCAGATTGAACCGCCGGAATTGTTCATGAGACTGTTGGTTTTCTCTAACACCCACGTAGGATGTGCACACTCGAAGCAAAGAttaatttttaaaaattaTTCAAGATCTTTTGTACGATTTTGATGACATGGGCTCGTAGCTAGTGGGTAAAGTTTAGTTAAATTCTATAttgcaaaagaaaagggcAGACTGTACTGAAGCTGTCACCCAAAACATAATGAACATTttatacaaaaaaacacTTTCGAAGGAGATAATAGGTGTTCAAGTGAATCTCTTATAGTAATAACAAAATATACTTATAAATGATAATTAAAATGGCGTTGTGTGCCTTTACGTACTTTCAGATCTTGTGAGCTCCGGAACCCCTTGCTAACTCATGGCTCGATATATCTAAAATCTAAACCATTGTTGTTCACCGTGAAAGCATATTCGAAGTGTAAATTTGAAATGTTTGCTTGCCAGAAATTTAATTTAGTCATTtccttgaagaacaggCACATCGGATTAGTATGATACTCACAGTAACTTTATCATACCATTCTTGTTTATCTTTCTCGAAAAGTTTTCTGCTTCATACATAACGCGCTAgttgttgaattttgtGCGTCCTCCTCCTGTGAAAATACATGATGTATTAATGACGGTTACGTTACTCTCTATGAAACATCAGAAAAGCAGGTAGGAACCAACTTGCAGAATCAGGCCACGAAACATTAAAATGAGCTAATGGAGTATTGGAAGCTTACTAGTATGTGATTTTCAGCTTTTGCCTCTTAGAATCGGGATCCTTGTGCGTTTTGGGTTTGAGTTTATGCAAAGAGATATTTTCAAGGGAAGTAACTGGGAAAGACGAAAAAGAGGTATTAGACCCATAAATAATATGCTCATATTCAAAGCAAAATTGTAGAGGGCAGACTATTCATATGGGTTCAGCCATAACCTTCAACTTAGTACAGCACAGACTTTATACGAACCATGATCAAGTGATCTGGTCCTGCATCATTACAGCAGGAAAACACGTTAAGATGTTTGGAGAGTGCTGAACGTCTAGAATGGTACTTGAACTAAGGAAATACGAGTCTCAGCTCCCATCTGGTAATTAGCTCAGAAGAATGGCATCTCCCCGGACTTCATATAATTGCTGCTTTATGGCTCGTTATTAGCAAAATGCCATCTCCATTTCAGTTCCGTATCAAACTAACCAAAAATCCCGATAAATATGTAGActattttctttcctttgACAATTAGTGCGGAAGAGGGCGCCAACATCCAGTCGAATAGTAAATATTATTGGGCTTGTCTTCTCTCTTGGGATCAGCAAACTACGATTCCAGACAGATTCCATCATTAACATAAACGATAAGTGtacattttcaaaaatataatcAGCCTGTAACAAAACTTCGAAACTACCCGCTAACACCTATATCCTATTATGGACTGTATAGGGTAGCCGATTTGCCACCCCATCTGGTTTACTGCTATAAACACACCTAGATCAGGGTTAAACAACTTTTCcctaaaaaaaaaatataacgGGGAAGAAAACGAATATGCTTACCACTGCTATCCAAACATCAACTTTGTGATTCTCCGATGACAAAAGAACTTCTCAAGTTGCAAAGATCAAGTCATAGAAAGGAAAGCAGCTGCAGGTTTGTTTGCTAAAAACAGAGTAAAATTCAGACAAGAGCACACATCTCTAATGACTGTAAACCCATCTCATTGCTCTTAGATGCTGAAGGGTACACACAGTGTTGTATCTTATTGGGTTTATAAAAATACTTCGAAAAATTAAGCGCCATTAAAAATAGGAATGATTAAAATGTAGGGTTACTGTATCAATGAGTGAGAGTCAGCTGTAAACGGTTAGGGGGAGTAAGGAAAGGTTGTTATGTCGATTAATAAAGCATACGTAGTTATATTGAATCTATCAGAAGTACTTTCCTGTCTAAGTCTACAAATTTCCAAACTTTGGCTTTCAGAGAtggtttttgaagatgacgatgatgcTGCCTGTCGCATTTAAGAACCTTCTGGAAATATCGGTAACCGCGTAGCTCAAGAGGTTTCTCGCATGACATCGTTATAATATTACGCACTATTGTATCTTGCACGATAGGTGTCCCTCACAAGAAGAGAC
This sequence is a window from Huiozyma naganishii CBS 8797 chromosome 3, complete genome. Protein-coding genes within it:
- the NEM1 gene encoding Nem1-Spo7 phosphatase catalytic subunit NEM1 (similar to Saccharomyces cerevisiae NEM1 (YHR004C); ancestral locus Anc_2.530) gives rise to the protein MNTISYITQHLIYPLRPRAKSLHNEVKSGEGKVDDGVGVTENDVADGKLKTTANVEKQENSTLKEELLDRQGSDAEKASKPIIVINDGDILNENILHQKVWNVLVFVIFFLPTYLIYKPLLLLWFLVTLPLALVERGIKLRNRPKMKTEKVSELVLSDPSKLGSINEEVEEDLAAGDEFYLQRDIVKGSLLKATTNKHHTPLKSKKNSAQNQHGNETHPNSTVFGTKKMGRFLFPKKLIPKSILNREKKKTLVMDLDETLIHSVSRGTTHPNSSQGHIVEVKFSISGVSTLYYVFKRPYCDLFLTKVSKWYDIVIFTASMKEYADPVIDWLESSFAGKFSRRLYRNDCILRDGVGYIKDLKMVTRGSNLGTSPDRLEDVIIVDNSPVSYALNVDNAIQVEGWINDPTDTDLLNLIPLLEALENTTDVRNILSLKNGEKAFNID
- the LEU5 gene encoding coenzyme A transporter (similar to Saccharomyces cerevisiae LEU5 (YHR002W); ancestral locus Anc_2.526) yields the protein MTDDSAAATKNRNQEPSGIPVVSRNSLEYVVRSGLAGGISGSCAKTLIAPLDRIKILFQTSNPHYTKYSGSLIGLTEAARHIWINDGIRGFFQGHSVTLIRIFPYAAIKFIAYEQIRSVLIPSKEYETHWRRLASGSLAGLCSVFVTYPLDLVRVRLAYVTEHNRVKLTNIVKTIYQEPASVTLSSKSYIPKWFAQWSNFYRGYVSTVLGMIPYAGVSFFSHDFFHDVFKHPLLAPYAVLELSEDDEVVRVQKHQRTPLQTWAELVSGGLAGMISQTAAYPFEIIRRRLQVSTLAPRNMYEHKFQGIMEIARIIYSERGWRGFFVGLSIGYIKVTPMVACSFFVYERMKLYLGI